The following is a genomic window from Methanoplanus sp. FWC-SCC4.
CATAAAAATGCATCAGGGGCATTTTCACGGACTATGGTAAAACTGTCCTCAAGTTCGGGATTCTCAAGAGCGGCTCGCTGTGAACCTACTCCCATCCCAATATTGAAGTGTTGGGCAGCTCTTGCAAGCCGCATGTTCACTTCAGCGGTATCAGGATGACCTCCTGTCATTGCCGCAATAAACAGAGGTGATTTAAGCTTGTTTCCAAGAAAATGAACACCTGTATCTATTTTTGACATATCACACTCAGGGAGTGCATTATGTACAAGTCTTATATCATCAAAACCGGAAAACCCTGCCTCGACCTGTCTGTCACAACAGATTTCCAGATGCTCCCTTTTTCTTGATGATGTAATCCTGGATTTGTCTATATTCTCCAACTCCTGAATTTATTCTGGATAAGATATCTGTTATAGTGACAAATCTGTGCATCAGAGATTTTTTGCAAAACCTCAATTCGGCAGAGCAAAACTCACCGTTTCACTCCTCCGGAATCAGTTATCCGCAAAAAATCAAATCCTTCCCCTGATTTTTGCAGATCTTTGCAAATTTATGTATATTGCTGATATCTTATCTTTTATTTAGTGACAATTGTGCCACCGTGGTCGCGCCCGTCAAGAAAATCTCCGGTCCTGGATACATGAAATATGCTGGATTCTATTCCTGATTCTGCAAGGGACAAAAGTTCAGATATTTTTCCTTTCATTCCTCCGGTAACATCAGTGTTTGATGACTCCTTTATGTCCAGTTCTCCGGCTGATTCCGTATTGATGCTGGGGATGACCATGCCGTCTTTTAGCACGCCATCAACATCAGTTGCAAGTCCAATCCTGTCTACTTTTATTTTTCCTGCAATATAACTGATTATCTGATCACCTGAAACAATACAGGCACCCTGCTCTGTATCCATCACAACATCTCCGTGAAGGACAGGAACAATGCCGTTTTTCACAAGCAGTTCAACAGTTTCGCAGTTAAATGAGATCAGACGTCCTTTTTTCGCTGTACATGCATCAAGCGGATGAATTCCTACAGATTCAACACCGCTGTCACGTAGCGCGTTTACCACCGCATCATTAAGTCTTCCGACCGCATGATGGGTGACAAATATACCTGCTCTATTTGTTTGATCTAACCCTTTATCAAGGTGATGTCTGCGGGCTTCAGGGTGACCGCACGAACCTGCCCCGTGAACAATTATCGGAAATACATCAGTTCTTTGGGATATTTCATTTGCAAGAGCTCTGATGCGTTCCTTATCTACTTTACAGTCCCCCTTCTTATCGGTTATTACGCTACCGCCTAGCTTTAAGATAATTTTCTCTGCCATTTTCTCCTTCCTTTCTGGCGCCTTCTGTATCAATGGTTGTAATTATCGCTCTTCCGTCAGCTGCCTCAATTGCACCTGCAACCTTGCTTTTTGATCGTTTCGGACAGAGTGCTATCATGCACCCTCCTCCGCCGGCCCCTGTCATTTTGGCACCGTATGCACCTGCCGCACGGGATGCGGATACAAGCCTTGACAACATAGGATGACCTACACCCAGTGCTTCCAAAAGGGCGTGGTTTACATCCATATAACGGCCGAGAACTTTCAGGTTGTGGAAATTATGCATTGAACGTGTTGTAACCGCCTCTATTGCATCAAGAATCGGATCTACCACCAGAGGATTGTTTTTCCTAAATTCACTGACCATTGCAACCAGTTCAGTTGTTTTATGTGAGACGAGGGTATTTCCAATAACAATATTGAAATTTTCAGGTGGCATACGCCTTCTTTTATTGTCTTTTATAAGTACAAGACCGCCAAAAGTTGAGACATATGTGTCTGTCGGACTTGCACGGCCATGCTGCACTTTCTTTTCAATTTTATATGCCATTGATGCAAGCTGATTCCGATCATATTTTAGATTGAATTCATCATTGATCGCAAACAGAGTTGCAACTGTAACCGCGGCAGATGAACCAAGACCTGATGAACTCGGAAGCTGGGAATGGATATAGACACTCCCGGTCACACCCATTTCTTCAAAACAACTTTCTATGTACGGTGAATTTACTCGTGCCGGGTTTCTTGCTTTTCGTACTGTAACATACACTCTTGGTTTAATCGCCATTGCGATGCCTGGTTTGCCAAACACAACAGCGTGTTCCCCAAATAAAAAAACCTTTCCCGGTGCACTCCAGGTTGCCATTATATTATTACTCCACTGCTATTGCCGCATATCCGACTACCTGATCGTAGTCTCCGGATATTTCTCCGCTTGTCATATAATTAATCAATTCCGCCTTATGGGCACCTGATTTTTTGCATGCCTCAACCATTGCAATAATAGGACCAATACCACAGGCGCTTATCCTTTTGGTGTATATACGCCTGTAAAACTCCATTGTATCCAGATTTAAAAGGCCGTTTATTGCATAATGATCGTATCTTCTGGCATCTTCATCCGGAATATAATGAGAAAAATCCGACGATGCGACAACTTTTACATCATTTTTAGATTCTGATAATACTTCAAATATCACTTCCCCCATCGCAATAGAATTTTCATAGCTCTGGTTCCCCAACAGTATCGGAACAATCTTTGATTTTGGAAATCTGTATTTTATAAAAGGCATCTGCACTTCAAGGGAATTTTCTCTCTGCTGATGTGCATCATTATCAACTTCAACAGGGAGTTTTTCGATCAAATCAGTATCAGGTAAAAGATCTCCTAACGGAGTCTCCCATGCAAGAGAAGATACACAGTCATGAAATCCTGAGTGACTGGGCCCGATTACTATAAACGTTCCGTCAAAATCTTTACGAATGGCCGAATATGAATGCGCCGCAGTTAATCCCGAATATGTAATTCCTGCATGAGGACATACGATACCCAGAATATTTCCGGTAATTGTTAAAGAAACATTGTTGAAAAAAGATTCCAGTTGCTTTTCTAAAAGAGCAGGATCTTTGGGATAAAACATCCCTGCCAGGGTCGACCTGCGTGTCACCATGAAAGTGATATTCCTCCAAAAAGATTATAATTCTATCTCAAAATCTTCTGGAGTAAGTGAAGTTGTAATTCCACGGGTTTTTAGTACTTCTCTTGTTAAGAGGTAGTAAATCATACTAAGAGCTTTTCTACCCTTGTTATTTGTTGGAATTACAAGATCAATGTATTTTGTAATATTGTTTGTATCGCAAAGAGCAATTACAGGAATACCTGACTGGACCGCTTCATTAATTGCCTGTGAGTCACCAATAGGATCAGTTACCACAACAACATCGGGTTCCACATATTCGTTTGCTCTTTGATTTGTAAGCATACCCGGAATAAAGCGGCCTACCTTTGAAATACCACCGATTGCATCGGCAAATTTTCTTGCAGGGTACTGGCCATACTGACGGGATGTTACTACAAGCACTTTTGCAGATTCAAATTTTGAAATGAATTCTGCTGCTGTTTTTATGCGCTCGTCAGTCTGCTGGATATCGAGAATATATAATCCATCTCCACGTACACGGTAGATGAATTTTTTCATATCCTGGCTTTTCTGCTGTGTTCCGATGTGAACACCTGCTGCAAGGTAGTCTTCTACCGGCACAAGTGATTCCTTAAGTTCAATATCAATTTCGTTTGAGTTCAATACATCAGCTCCTTAACTTAAATTTCTCTTTTTACTAACTTCTCTTTATTGTGATTGGTATGACACCTTTCTGGTACTCTTCAAGGGCGATCTCCAAGGGATCGATCTTGTCTGTCTTGATCAGTATGGGGGCCCCCATCGAAATCTGGAGGGAACGTGCTCCCACAATTCTTGCTCTTTCATATCGGGTGTATGATTTCATCATGACTCCACGGAACTTAATTTTTTAATAGTTTTAGAAAATGGGGTCGCTGAGATTCGAACTCAGGTCACAGCATCCCGAACGCCATAGGATTCCAGGCTACCCCACGACCCCTCCTAAATATTTATTGATAAGGGTTGAGATCATTAATAATCTCGATATGGGAAAGAAGCATACGCCTGCAGCAGTATCGATCAAACCCGAGATCATCGAGGATTACTTTTGGATCTTCACCGGCATCTCTGCGTTTTTTAAACTCTTCCCAGCCTGTGGAAATAACTCTTCCACAGGTGAAACAACGGACTGGTATCATAAATCAGATCTCCCCTTATACTTTTGCTTATCTTAACGATAAGACTTTTGGAATTTCTTTCTTGCACCACGGCCATGCGGCTTTTTGGCTTCTTTCTGACGTGAATCATTGACAACAAGTGTCCTGTCATATGCAAGGAACGTGTCTTTGATCTTAGGGTCATTGTGCCATACAACAATTCCGCGTGCAAGTGCTGTTCTTACGGCCTCTGCCTGTCCCATATATCCACCGCCGATGACTTCAATATTTACATCAATTTCATCGAGGGTTCCCGGAATGAGAAGGAGTGGTTCTGCAATCTTCATGCGTGAAAGTTCGGTTCCATAGATCTCGAGAGGTACGGAATTAATACGGACACGACCTTTTCCTTCCTTAAATGTTGCCCTTGCAATTGCGGTCTTTCTCTTACCACTGGTATTCACAATTTTTGACATAATCCATCTATCCTCTCTTAGAACTTGGCTCCGAGATTGGAGCTGATCTTGCCGATCTTCACATATTTTGGTGTTGATAAACCGTCAATGTGAGCGGATTCGATAATTTCAACTTCAGCGTCTGCGAACTCAACCGGTACGCCCACATATACTTTGACAAGTTTGAATGCTTCCGCACCGCGCTGTCTCTTGTAAGGGAGCATACCCCTGATTGTACGTTTGACGATATGATCTGATCTTCTTGGGAAGAACGGACCACCTTCTCTTGAACCGCGCTTGCGCTTTCTGTCATAATCTGACAGAACGCGTGCTTTTGCACCGGAAATTACTGCATTTTCAGCATTTACAATTGCAATTTCCTCGCCTTCAAGAGCACGTTTTGCAACCACGCTTGCGAGCCTTCCAAGACGAAGGTCTGTTGCATCAATTACTGTAACCATTATTCCTTCACCTCAGAATTCTCACAAGTTTACCCTCAGGATTCTTCTTAACGAGGTCTTCAATTGTCATACAGTTTCCACTTGCATCATTTATTTTATCAACAGCGGATTCACTGAAACTCAGTGCAGCAACACTGACACCGGCGGTAAGGATACCACTCCCAAGAACTTTGCCAGGTACAATTACGGTTTCACCCTCTCTTGCGTACCTGCTAATCTTGCTCAGATTAACTTCAGCATAGTTTCTGCTGGGAGCTTCCAGCCTCTTTGCAATTTCACGCCAGACGTTTGATCCGTTTGCCCGGGATGTCTCCTTGAGCATTGAAATCAGGGCAGTGTAGCGTGGATTTGTTTTTGCAGCTATCTTCATATTTAGATCGCTCCAGAAATATCGGTAAGTACATTCACCAGACTTTCAGACTTGTTTTTGAGCTTATTTAAAGCACATATCATAATATCTTTAACCGGCATTGAACCGTCGCTCTCCACAACAAAGATGAATTTTGAATCATCCGAGCTGATACGGATTGCAGGTTCGTCTCCGATTCCGCTTGCCATACATGCTTTTTCACAGAGTTTACACATTGAACAGTTTTCAAGATTAGATTCAATAATCTCAACTGATTTTTTTCCAAGTTTCAAAACGCTGCGGGGACATTCATCCACACATGCACCGCACGAGTCACATTTATCCGAAACTGTGATCACAGGATATGTTTTATATCCACATGCCAGAGTCGGCTGCCATTTTGCATGTTCAAGACCAATATTCAGTTCTGCATGGGCCTCCAAAACAACTTTCTGACCGACTTCCAGTTTTACAACAGGAATGTCCGGATTAACAGGCGCTGTTTCAGGGTTCTGCGGAATAAGATCACTTGTTGTTACAAGACCGGGTCCCTCAACACTCAATGTATACACTGACTCGCATACCGGGCACCCCTCTCCATTACAGGAGCACTCGGATTTCATTTTGTATTCTGAAAGGTTTGTCTTAAGCGGAATCAGGCCGAGACGGTGTGTAAGAATTTCATCGAAGAGTGCACTACTGTTATCGTAGATTATTACATCCTCAATCGCAAGTGTCGGCACTTCGCCAATCATTGTTCTGCGTAAACTGTTTGCAAAAGCCGGAGATACTCCGGATAAGACAAACTTTGCCACACCATCATCAAGTCTGCTGAATGCAATTTCCATTAATCAGACTCTCCTACCCCTTCTTCCACCTTTAGCACGAATGCTGTCATGTGGAACAGGTGTTACATCCTCAATACGTCCGATTCTCATACCTGCACGGGCAAGTGCACGGATTGCTGCCTGAGCGCCGGGACCGGGACTGCGTTGCTTTCCCCTGCCGGGTGCACGAACCTTTACGTGAACTCCAACGATTCCCTTGTCCTTTGCAGCCTGTGCAACATTGATTGCCATCTGCATTGCTGCATATGGTGAACTTTCGTTGCGTGCCTGTTTGACAACCATTCCGCCGCTGGACTTTGTTACGGTCTCTGCACCGGAAAGATCAGTGACTGTTATTACAGTATTGTTAAATGACGCAAAGATATGTGCAATGCCCCATTTCTCTTTTGAGTCTGCTGCCATTATGCTCTTCCTCCAGCATTGATACGCTCACATTCGGGGTGAACAGGGTTTGTAAACGGAGACAGGCCATAATAAGCAATTGAGCTCTCTTCAACTTTTCTCACACGGTAGCCGGGGACAGTTACTTTTCTGCCACCCACTGCAATGTGCCCGTGGGTAATAAGCTGACGTGCCTGCTTTGGTGAACGTGCAAGACCCTTGCGGTAAACAAGTGTCTGAAGACGGCGTTCAAGTTCAGTCTCGGATTTCATTGCGAGAACATCACCTATGCCTGCACCTTCTGCCAGAAGTCCGTATCTTGCAAGGTGACCAAGAAGTTCATCTTCTTTTCTTGCAATCATAGCCTCATCTGTGGATGCTGATTTAAGAGCAAGAAGATCACGTGCTGCACGGCGGTAACGTCTAAGAGTACTCTGTGCTTTCCACAGTTCCCTCTTATTACGAAGACCAAATTCTATTACAAGACGATTCTCATCCTCAATACGACTCTTTTCAAAGCGTCTTGCAGGAGTTTCATATCTCTTGTGATTTTTTCCAGGATATACCATTTTATACCACCAATCACTTCTTCTTTCGGCTTACACCAACTGTGCTGCCGCGTCTTCCTGAAGACTTTGTACGCTGACCACGAACCTTCTGACCGGTTTCGTGACGAATTCCACGATAGCAGCGAATCTTACGCATGCGGTTGACATCATCATCAATAGCCATACGAAGATCGGAGCCAAGCAACTGTTTTGCTTTACCTGAGTAAACATCGACCTGACGGTTAAGCATCCACGAAGGGACACGATCCAGATAGGTTGCGACAACCTCACGGATACGGTCAACAGGCTCTTCTTCCAAAAGACCGAGTGTAGCTCTTGGATCCACACCTGCAAGTTTTGAAATTATTGCA
Proteins encoded in this region:
- a CDS encoding isopentenyl phosphate kinase codes for the protein MAEKIILKLGGSVITDKKGDCKVDKERIRALANEISQRTDVFPIIVHGAGSCGHPEARRHHLDKGLDQTNRAGIFVTHHAVGRLNDAVVNALRDSGVESVGIHPLDACTAKKGRLISFNCETVELLVKNGIVPVLHGDVVMDTEQGACIVSGDQIISYIAGKIKVDRIGLATDVDGVLKDGMVIPSINTESAGELDIKESSNTDVTGGMKGKISELLSLAESGIESSIFHVSRTGDFLDGRDHGGTIVTK
- the mvk gene encoding mevalonate kinase — protein: MATWSAPGKVFLFGEHAVVFGKPGIAMAIKPRVYVTVRKARNPARVNSPYIESCFEEMGVTGSVYIHSQLPSSSGLGSSAAVTVATLFAINDEFNLKYDRNQLASMAYKIEKKVQHGRASPTDTYVSTFGGLVLIKDNKRRRMPPENFNIVIGNTLVSHKTTELVAMVSEFRKNNPLVVDPILDAIEAVTTRSMHNFHNLKVLGRYMDVNHALLEALGVGHPMLSRLVSASRAAGAYGAKMTGAGGGGCMIALCPKRSKSKVAGAIEAADGRAIITTIDTEGARKEGENGRENYLKARR
- the amrB gene encoding AmmeMemoRadiSam system protein B, which gives rise to MVTRRSTLAGMFYPKDPALLEKQLESFFNNVSLTITGNILGIVCPHAGITYSGLTAAHSYSAIRKDFDGTFIVIGPSHSGFHDCVSSLAWETPLGDLLPDTDLIEKLPVEVDNDAHQQRENSLEVQMPFIKYRFPKSKIVPILLGNQSYENSIAMGEVIFEVLSESKNDVKVVASSDFSHYIPDEDARRYDHYAINGLLNLDTMEFYRRIYTKRISACGIGPIIAMVEACKKSGAHKAELINYMTSGEISGDYDQVVGYAAIAVE
- the rpsB gene encoding 30S ribosomal protein S2 → MNSNEIDIELKESLVPVEDYLAAGVHIGTQQKSQDMKKFIYRVRGDGLYILDIQQTDERIKTAAEFISKFESAKVLVVTSRQYGQYPARKFADAIGGISKVGRFIPGMLTNQRANEYVEPDVVVVTDPIGDSQAINEAVQSGIPVIALCDTNNITKYIDLVIPTNNKGRKALSMIYYLLTREVLKTRGITTSLTPEDFEIEL
- a CDS encoding DNA-directed RNA polymerase subunit K, with the protein product MKSYTRYERARIVGARSLQISMGAPILIKTDKIDPLEIALEEYQKGVIPITIKRS
- a CDS encoding DNA-directed RNA polymerase subunit N, with the protein product MIPVRCFTCGRVISTGWEEFKKRRDAGEDPKVILDDLGFDRYCCRRMLLSHIEIINDLNPYQ
- a CDS encoding 30S ribosomal protein S9 encodes the protein MSKIVNTSGKRKTAIARATFKEGKGRVRINSVPLEIYGTELSRMKIAEPLLLIPGTLDEIDVNIEVIGGGYMGQAEAVRTALARGIVVWHNDPKIKDTFLAYDRTLVVNDSRQKEAKKPHGRGARKKFQKSYR
- a CDS encoding 50S ribosomal protein L13, translated to MVTVIDATDLRLGRLASVVAKRALEGEEIAIVNAENAVISGAKARVLSDYDRKRKRGSREGGPFFPRRSDHIVKRTIRGMLPYKRQRGAEAFKLVKVYVGVPVEFADAEVEIIESAHIDGLSTPKYVKIGKISSNLGAKF
- a CDS encoding 50S ribosomal protein L18e, which codes for MKIAAKTNPRYTALISMLKETSRANGSNVWREIAKRLEAPSRNYAEVNLSKISRYAREGETVIVPGKVLGSGILTAGVSVAALSFSESAVDKINDASGNCMTIEDLVKKNPEGKLVRILR
- a CDS encoding DNA-directed RNA polymerase subunit D; the encoded protein is MEIAFSRLDDGVAKFVLSGVSPAFANSLRRTMIGEVPTLAIEDVIIYDNSSALFDEILTHRLGLIPLKTNLSEYKMKSECSCNGEGCPVCESVYTLSVEGPGLVTTSDLIPQNPETAPVNPDIPVVKLEVGQKVVLEAHAELNIGLEHAKWQPTLACGYKTYPVITVSDKCDSCGACVDECPRSVLKLGKKSVEIIESNLENCSMCKLCEKACMASGIGDEPAIRISSDDSKFIFVVESDGSMPVKDIMICALNKLKNKSESLVNVLTDISGAI
- a CDS encoding 30S ribosomal protein S11, coding for MAADSKEKWGIAHIFASFNNTVITVTDLSGAETVTKSSGGMVVKQARNESSPYAAMQMAINVAQAAKDKGIVGVHVKVRAPGRGKQRSPGPGAQAAIRALARAGMRIGRIEDVTPVPHDSIRAKGGRRGRRV
- a CDS encoding 30S ribosomal protein S4, encoding MVYPGKNHKRYETPARRFEKSRIEDENRLVIEFGLRNKRELWKAQSTLRRYRRAARDLLALKSASTDEAMIARKEDELLGHLARYGLLAEGAGIGDVLAMKSETELERRLQTLVYRKGLARSPKQARQLITHGHIAVGGRKVTVPGYRVRKVEESSIAYYGLSPFTNPVHPECERINAGGRA
- a CDS encoding 30S ribosomal protein S13, whose product is MEEQEIKYFVRIENADLDGTKAVQIALTGLPGIGMHTSAIISKLAGVDPRATLGLLEEEPVDRIREVVATYLDRVPSWMLNRQVDVYSGKAKQLLGSDLRMAIDDDVNRMRKIRCYRGIRHETGQKVRGQRTKSSGRRGSTVGVSRKKK